The Capsicum annuum cultivar UCD-10X-F1 chromosome 3, UCD10Xv1.1, whole genome shotgun sequence genomic sequence TTTCCCTAGTGGGCGCAAGGCGCCAATATCACTTGGGGCTTTGATTCAGAGCAACAAACGGCAGTGTGGGTGCCATTTCTTGATCTTATCAACTTCGAGCTCAGAATCAAAGGTTGCAAGATTAACCTCTACAGCGGCTGCATGCTTGATGTGTGAAATAGCCTTGCACGGGTTAGCAAATATGATTCGGTTTGGGCTAATTCCGAGACTTAACAGAGTGTCAATCTCCTGTAGACTAGCACAGTCAAAATTAGCACCTAACTTGGCTAGTTTGGTAAGAAGTGCAGGTTCAGCGTTGCACTTGACAGCATAGTGAGGCTTAACATTTGGAAAAGAATGGTTCCATTTGTCCATAAGCCTCTCAATTGTGGCCAAATCAAGTACATAAAATGGTTGGCCAGCTTCATGTTTCTCCTCTGCGATTGAACGGATAAATTTCGTCATCCCATCTTTTGGTATTTGGTGCACATGGCTCTTAGTCTTACCAAGAGCTGTAGACAACAACATGATCAAGAAATGTAGTAGtattaataatatgattaataGCACTAGAAGAAAGCTAGAATAGTactgtttttttttcttctttttgctgTTTCTATGCACATATGGATCTTCTTTATATAGTTATAGAATGGACATATATTGCAAATATAGTTCACACAGTGTAAGACTATCACTTAAAATTACGAAATTGTAGGAACATCTCGTGCTCGAGCCCCTCCACGTTTTATGTGACCACTTTTTGTCATTTTAGAAGATAAGAACTGCTCACCTTCCATTTGACGTGGCATCATTTAACTTTTGAAATTTATGGTGAAAAACAATTATTATTGAGTTTAGGTGCACCTTTTTTTTACACCATCAGCTATTTTTTACCTTTGACagcacatatatttttattttttgtaaaaataatataaaattaaaaaagacttTTAACCTTACCCTATTTTTCTTTCCTCCCATCAACGTCGTTATCTTTCTGAATCTTTCTACCGCATATTCTCCTTCAATATTTTTGAACTAACAAACGGGAGAGATTGCATCTTAAGTATCTTCTCTGCATATTTATTGTTTTTCAGTCTCAAGCTTCAGGTAAAAGAATTTCTTTATCTCTGCTTTCTCATCTTCTACAATGCTTTACTGaaggaaataaaaaattttatatacaagATGTTtagttttcttcaatttctctttaccttttgttttgattacacaAAGAGTAAATTATTGAATCTGTCTGAAATTTCTTCATCGATTTTATCTAATTTCCTAATTGATTGGCTAGATCGTGTCTAATCCGACTCAGAAGCAGTAATTGGCATGATGGTTCACTGATATTCTGGTGAGGGCTGATGTTTCAATCTTTTTGAATATTTGGTCGCCTTGAAAATATTCTTTGAAGTTGTGAAATGGTTCACTGATATTCTGTTGTGTTTATGCATTGGTTTGACTTGAGAAGCTCCCAGTCAATACCTTGCCTTTCTGCCAATGTGCTACTTGCACTTACATGAATAGATTTTACTTAATACTTGAAGAGGAAAATTGAAGATGAAACNNNNNNNNNNNNNNNNNNNNNNNNNNNNNNNNNNNNNNNNNNNNNNNNNNNNNNNNNNNNNNNNNNNNNNNNNNNNNNNNNNNNNNNNNNNNNNNNNNNNtttttttatagttaaggtatataataggtcacttatatagtttaggtgtggattcgacttttcgactatagtttggggttgaaacgatgccttttcccttctTCTATAAAAGAAGATAATATGCACAGCAAATGTAGTATGCAGAAacggagaagaaaaaaaattataataccaCATTATataagagagtttattagttgaagggaggtgttatTTTTGTGGAGTTTTGAACTCAATTCTTGTCCAGAGTATTGAGTTATATTGAGTAGGTTGTTGTATCCTGGGGAGGACAAGTCAAGGAGTATTACTGCTGGACTGGAGAAACAATTGCCACAGTTAGCTTGAATCTCCtcaaagagagcgagatatctgcGCTTCAGCCATagaagaagaaatatatttttctttattcatttgtaaTTTTTCAGTTGTAATCAATTGTAATATTATAgcaattttattgtaatttcaccaacaattttaaggagattcatcGATGGAAACAACTGAAAATTCCGCGGATGTCAAGATGGGAGATCTCAACATGCCATTTCGATTCAACGGTACTCACATTAAAGTGGAAGGGTAAAGTTCTTTTCTACTTAAGTCTTATCAATGTTTCTTATGTGTTAACTGAGAAGAACTCAAATAAAtagataactcttccatgactGACAACGAACTTATCTCTCTAgaagagaaagttgaaaaatacaacagtgactcctacaagtgtcgtgattttttacttaattttttatctgataatttttatgattattatgatagaacttactctagtgcaaagaaaatttggaaagccTTGTAGAGTAAGTACGACACTGAGGAGGCGCGAGCGAAAAAATATGCGGCTAGGTGCTAAGATGCACTTATGCAAACAGAAGAGAACAATATCACACTGAAAGTAAATTTAACTTCAAGTAATGCTACCCTTGAAcctaacaaaaatataattttgaagcctaagaagaaaaatattaaaaaaaaataatggtagacatcccaataataataatgttgaaaATATCCAAACTACTAGAAGACTATACTTCTTATTTTATACGGATTAATGGCTAATCAAAAAATCAGTTAGTGATAGATTATCAAAAAACATGTTAGCTACAGACTATTTAACGATAATTTAACTATTACATTTTATAGTATCTTATTCTAAATTTTTACAGCGCATTTATTAAATAGTAGTATTTCaatcaaaatcatataacaatcCAATCTAATTTATTACATTATCCAAATACCTAGAAGACTATACCTCCTTATTTCTTCACTGATACAGACTTATCATAGATAGTGAaatcacacacatatacatacatagtacTATAGTATAAAATTAGTCATTCTAAAGCTTATGAAATGTAACTTTGAGAGGTTTATCTCTACCAACAAACAATACCCTTTTCCCATTTTCCACAAGTACTCCAATGTCTCCACAAAATGGTCTGCAAATATTGCAAACTCCAGGACAATACACAAGTTTGTAAGCATCCTCGTACTTGTCAATCTTAAACCAATTGCCCAAAGTTTCACGTCCAGGATTTCCTACAACTCCACCAACAGTCACCAAATAACGTTGTGGAATTAATTCAGTGTAAATTCTCCACACCGTGGACGAATCAGAAATTACCATAGATGTAAAttttacgttcatatcagtcgaTAATCTAACGGTGTTTTCTTTTGGGTCCACTGGTGAAAACCGAAGGCTACTGCCCAGTGCTGATTCGTCGGCGTTTTGGCTTACCACTAGTGGGTTGGTCCGGTTCCTAATGGATGCAACATGAAGCCCACCACCATTGCCNNNNNNNNNNNNNNNNNNNNNNNNNNNNNNNNNNNNNNNNNNNNNNNNNNNNNNNNNNNNNNNNNNNNNNNNNNNNNNNNNNNNNNNNNNNNNNNNNNNNTCAAATGCTATGTAAGTCATGTTCACAAATTATAACATAACGAACCACGAAATTATTGGCACATAACACCAACACTCTGTACTTGTGTATATTCAATAGTATTGTTACTGCACGTTCTTTAATTGTGCAGATATTGTGTTGCTAGTTAGTTACCTACGGCTTATAGGATTAGGATTACACATTTTTTATTTAGGGTCCACAAGGAATACTCCTCTTGTAATTTAGGAGTTATTGTTAATCTTTGCGTGTATTTAAAGTGCCTCTACACATCGTAAATAAACAACTTTTATACTCTTATGTGGTATCAGGAGCCTCAATATACTCTCAAGAGTAATATTTTTTCCCTCTCCCACCCACTGTAACAACTCGTACTTTCGGGCTAAAGTTGAACGCCTTTCTTACGTTTATAGATCCGAACCCAATGATTTCTACTTAGCTATAAGTGTGAATAACATTTACTTAGTGTGGAAACATCCTTGGTGATGAATATACACcataaaaatctcctagctcagaagttaagttgagcactttcctatTAATTGACTTTTAGTTGACGATTTTTCTTGGGTCAATTTCTAGTGATCATTTATCTTAGGATATAAAGATTCATgtggcttactatatatcaaattaaagcccttcgagtcttctttccaatgccaccGGCCGTTTGTCAATCCGAATTCGAAgaaaaagttatgagtgtttgagTAAGGCACTATCCAGGGTCCGCGTTGGCCCTGCGCTGCAAAGCAATCGCCAAAGCACATGGCCTCAGCTTTTCTTTGGCCATGCGCCACAAAGCCTTTACGGggcatcaaaaaatatttttttttgatttattttaagggcaTACAGGTCTTTTATCATCCCATAACCGTTCCCAACCCTCTTTGGATGAATATTAAGTCTTAAACACGTTATTTGCACCTCACCAAATCCTTAACCATCTCTCCATAAGAAAGAGATgagaaactacctagggtttgCGGATCTTCAACTTCAAGGTTCGATTTTTCACCACatcttttcaaattcaaggagTGTAGAGCTATTCTAAATATCATGGGctaaattatgtttttctttatagATTTCGAATGATAATTACGTATGTGGATATGAACGATTTCGAGAAACAACTTAAGAGCATGAATTAAAATCTTTTGCATATATGAGATGAGATTTGAAAGGTGATTTTGAGCATGAGTTGTGAAATTCCCTTTTTCCATGATGTTAATCATGGTCTCATATAAATTCTTAAAAACCCATTACTTACATACACATGAATAAAGTTCAAATTTAGGGAACCCTCACGATAAACACATACTTCATCAAAATGGGTTCATGAATGCATACTTTTGAAACGATTTCCAAAACCCAATACTTATCCTTAgttatatatcttaaaatattgaagaaaaaaccTTAAAATTACTcccatgaggtttaggatagtcccacatgcCTTGGAAACGAAGAGAAATTTGACCCTTGGATACAAAAATTCTCAGCCCTAGGTAGTTTTCTCCTCTCTTGTTGTGGAAAGATTGTTTAGGGATTGTAAAAAGGGGGTTATAACGATTAGGGGATGTTTTAAGTCGTGGAAAATGGGTTtaaaggggaaaagaccaaaaacacCCTCTAAGACTTTAGTTAAATACACAGGAAAACACAGCCTCTGCGACACAGGGGCTAGCGCGGAGCCTATCCTCCGCGTCACGGACCTATCGCGGGCACCAGCCTCCACGACGCGGGgctatcgcggaggctcactgcctCTGTGTCTCAAAATTACCCCGAACCccatccaaaaatttcaa encodes the following:
- the LOC107866029 gene encoding uncharacterized protein LOC107866029; its protein translation is MTRSILYLKDVRVEGPRRQVVPEASGVNQFTVSGNDVTAKVNLLERSCSCQKFDLVKMSCELVMAALRTKYGDGVGYEAEWTVPQEVQDTKISPSPYDLKLGMKKVKYTKGVGETLKSKRRNTRSFLGRIVVRRKLLLFLLILVDLATVLMDGNGGGLHVASIRNRTNPLVVSQNADESALGSSLRFSPVDPKENTVRLSTDMNVKFTSMVISDSSTVWRIYTELIPQRYLVTVGGVVGNPGRETLGNWFKIDKYEDAYKLVYCPGVCNICRPFCGDIGVLVENGKRVLFVGRDKPLKVTFHKL
- the LOC107862816 gene encoding ornithine decarboxylase-like; the protein is MLLSTALGKTKSHVHQIPKDGMTKFIRSIAEEKHEAGQPFYVLDLATIERLMDKWNHSFPNVKPHYAVKCNAEPALLTKLAKLGANFDCASLQEIDTLLSLGISPNRIIFANPCKAISHIKHAAAVEVNLATFDSELEVDKIKKWHPHCRLLL